Proteins from a single region of Streptomyces spectabilis:
- a CDS encoding ABC transporter ATP-binding protein, producing MKQYAADARRVVDGLSFEVHRGEVFGLLGPNGAGKSTTVGMMTTRVRPTSGEVVIDGVDVVARPRQAKRVLAVVPQRNNLDRSLSVRQNLLFHATYHGIPRAERQRRADELLEQMGLADYRKSKVDDMSGGQVQRVMIARALIHRPSVLFLDEPATGLDPQARLFVHERVAELSERGVTVVLTTHDMDEAAKLCDRVGIVDRGTLLALDTPEGLGTLLPAHSTLALTVRSPQGAAPVVKLLVDLPGVRQVDEVDPETPPADACRLRVYTDTEPVEALQPALAALTERDYRVTDVGIGKVSLEDVFLHLTGKNLR from the coding sequence GTGAAACAGTACGCGGCCGACGCACGCCGCGTGGTCGACGGGCTGAGCTTCGAAGTGCACCGAGGTGAGGTGTTCGGCCTGCTCGGCCCCAACGGCGCGGGGAAGAGCACGACGGTGGGCATGATGACCACCCGGGTGCGGCCGACCTCGGGCGAGGTCGTGATCGACGGCGTGGACGTCGTCGCCCGGCCGAGACAGGCCAAGCGGGTGCTCGCGGTGGTGCCTCAGCGCAACAACCTCGACCGCTCGCTCTCGGTGCGGCAGAACCTGCTCTTCCACGCCACCTACCACGGCATCCCGCGTGCCGAGCGGCAGCGCAGGGCGGACGAGCTCCTGGAGCAGATGGGCCTGGCCGACTACCGGAAGTCGAAGGTCGACGACATGTCCGGCGGGCAGGTGCAGCGCGTGATGATCGCGCGGGCGCTGATCCACCGGCCGAGCGTGCTGTTCCTCGACGAGCCCGCGACCGGACTCGACCCGCAGGCACGGCTGTTCGTGCACGAGCGGGTCGCCGAGCTGTCCGAGCGCGGGGTGACGGTGGTGCTCACCACCCACGACATGGACGAGGCCGCCAAGCTCTGCGACCGCGTCGGCATCGTGGACCGGGGCACCCTGCTGGCCCTCGACACCCCCGAGGGCCTGGGCACGCTGCTGCCCGCGCACTCGACGCTCGCCCTGACGGTGCGCTCGCCGCAGGGCGCGGCGCCGGTGGTGAAGCTGCTCGTCGACCTGCCGGGGGTGCGCCAGGTTGACGAGGTCGACCCGGAGACGCCGCCCGCGGACGCGTGCCGGCTGCGCGTCTACACGGACACCGAGCCGGTCGAGGCGCTCCAGCCGGCCCTCGCCGCGCTCACCGAGCGGGACTACCGGGTCACGGACGTCGGCATCGGAAAGGTCTCCCTGGAAGACGTCTTCCTTCACCTCACCGGAAAGAATCTGCGATGA
- a CDS encoding TetR/AcrR family transcriptional regulator — translation MRQNPARRTALLDAAIEVLAREGSRGLTLRALDAEAEVPKGTASNYFAHRADLLAQVMQRVQERLLPAEDALADTMREAPSTDLVVTLLKQLVERMRADRSSHLALLEMRLEATRRPELHAELNRFMAQQLEANVSFHLDAGLPGDRTGVVLLYLAMLGLIIDDLTVPDLLTPFSVDKLIEELPQRLLR, via the coding sequence ATGAGACAGAACCCCGCCCGCCGTACCGCGCTCCTTGACGCCGCGATCGAGGTGCTCGCGCGCGAGGGCTCCCGCGGGCTCACGCTGCGCGCGCTCGACGCGGAGGCGGAGGTCCCCAAGGGCACGGCCAGCAACTACTTCGCCCACCGCGCGGACCTGCTCGCCCAGGTCATGCAGCGCGTCCAGGAGCGCCTGCTGCCCGCGGAGGACGCGCTGGCGGACACGATGCGCGAGGCGCCGTCCACGGACCTCGTGGTCACGCTCCTCAAGCAGCTCGTCGAGCGGATGCGGGCCGACCGCAGCAGCCATCTGGCCCTGCTCGAAATGCGCCTGGAAGCCACCCGCCGCCCCGAACTCCACGCCGAGCTGAACCGGTTCATGGCCCAGCAGCTGGAGGCCAACGTCAGCTTCCACCTGGACGCGGGCCTGCCCGGCGACCGCACCGGCGTGGTGCTGCTCTACCTCGCCATGCTCGGCCTGATCATCGACGATCTGACGGTCCCCGACCTGCTCACGCCGTTCTCGGTCGACAAGCTCATCGAGGAGCTGCCGCAGCGGCTGCTGCGCTGA
- a CDS encoding flavin monoamine oxidase family protein has protein sequence MLGPDFPFAYDEWLASPHGLGEIPAAESGTPVAVIGAGISGLVTAYELMRLGLRPVVHEAGAVGGRMRSAAFDSRPDAVAELGAMRFPASATALRHYMDLVGLRTRPFPNPLTEASGSTVVALGDDRHYARHAGELPDVYQEVGMAWDKALQEHAELFAMDDAIRRRDTAAIKAIWNPLVRALDDQSFYGFIARSPAFQSFKYREIFGQVGFGAGGWDTDFPNSILEILRVVYTGAEDDHRLVVGGSQQLPLRLWSHAPDELAHWPAGTSLESLHRGGPRGGVARLERGPRGITVHEHDGTAHTYPVAVFTPQKRTLVTNVRCDPALLPTPVWTAVERSHYMGSSKLFVLVDRPFWRERDPLTGREVMSTTLTDRMPRGVYLFDEGPERPGVMCLSYTWNDDSLKMAPLTAQERLDGVLDALAPIYPDVDIRSRVIAPPRTVTWETDPHFQGAFKANLPGHYRYQRRLFTHFMQDGLTRDQRGFFLAGDDVSWTAGFAEGAVTTGLNAYWGVLRHLGGATQPLNPGPGDLFASLAPIDLPDD, from the coding sequence ATGCTGGGCCCGGACTTTCCCTTCGCGTACGACGAATGGCTGGCGAGTCCGCACGGCCTCGGCGAAATTCCCGCGGCCGAGTCGGGGACGCCCGTCGCCGTGATCGGGGCGGGGATATCGGGCCTCGTCACCGCGTACGAGCTGATGCGGCTCGGGCTGCGCCCCGTCGTCCACGAGGCCGGCGCCGTCGGCGGGCGCATGCGCTCGGCCGCGTTCGACAGCCGCCCCGACGCCGTGGCCGAACTCGGCGCCATGCGCTTCCCCGCGTCGGCGACGGCACTGCGCCACTACATGGACCTGGTCGGCCTGCGCACCCGGCCCTTCCCCAACCCGCTCACCGAGGCCAGCGGCTCCACCGTCGTGGCCCTCGGCGACGACCGGCACTACGCCCGGCACGCGGGCGAACTCCCCGACGTCTACCAGGAAGTCGGCATGGCCTGGGACAAGGCCCTGCAGGAGCACGCCGAGCTGTTCGCCATGGACGACGCCATCCGCCGCCGCGACACCGCCGCCATCAAAGCCATCTGGAACCCGCTGGTACGCGCCCTGGACGACCAATCCTTCTACGGCTTCATCGCCCGGTCACCCGCATTCCAGTCCTTCAAGTACCGCGAGATATTCGGCCAGGTCGGCTTCGGCGCGGGCGGCTGGGACACCGACTTCCCCAATTCCATCCTGGAGATCCTGCGGGTCGTCTACACCGGCGCCGAGGACGACCACCGGCTCGTCGTCGGCGGCTCCCAGCAGCTGCCGCTGCGCCTGTGGTCCCACGCGCCCGACGAGCTCGCGCACTGGCCGGCCGGGACCTCCCTGGAGTCGCTGCACCGCGGCGGGCCCCGCGGCGGCGTCGCCCGCCTGGAGCGCGGCCCGCGCGGCATCACCGTCCACGAGCACGACGGCACCGCCCACACCTACCCCGTGGCCGTCTTCACCCCGCAGAAGCGCACCCTGGTCACCAACGTCCGGTGCGACCCGGCGCTGCTGCCCACGCCCGTGTGGACGGCCGTGGAGCGCAGCCACTACATGGGCTCGTCCAAGCTGTTCGTCCTCGTCGACCGCCCGTTCTGGCGCGAGCGCGACCCGCTCACCGGCCGCGAGGTCATGAGCACCACCCTCACCGACCGCATGCCCCGCGGCGTCTACCTCTTCGACGAGGGCCCCGAACGGCCCGGCGTCATGTGCCTGTCGTACACCTGGAACGACGACTCCTTGAAGATGGCCCCGCTGACCGCGCAGGAGCGCCTGGACGGCGTCCTCGACGCGCTCGCCCCCATCTACCCGGACGTCGACATCCGCTCCCGCGTCATCGCGCCGCCCCGCACGGTGACCTGGGAGACCGACCCCCACTTCCAGGGCGCCTTCAAGGCGAACCTGCCGGGCCACTACCGCTACCAGCGGCGCCTGTTCACCCACTTCATGCAGGACGGCCTCACCCGGGACCAGCGCGGCTTCTTCCTCGCCGGCGACGACGTCTCCTGGACCGCGGGCTTCGCCGAGGGCGCCGTGACGACCGGCCTCAACGCCTACTGGGGCGTGCTGCGCCACCTCGGCGGCGCCACCCAGCCGCTGAACCCGGGCCCCGGCGACCTGTTCGCCTCGCTCGCGCCGATCGACCTGCCCGACGACTGA
- a CDS encoding glycosyltransferase, which yields MTVSGPGPGPCPGSAADSGPDSGSGASSGSGSGSGSAAEEAAGPEGLGQGAPDGVRTTVTVIIPTFNEAENVEELLARLAAALPGHLDCEALFVDDSTDATPAAIERSALTCPFPVHVIHREVPAGGLSGAVVEGMKAAASEWLVVMDADLQHPPSLLPELIETGRRTGAELVVASRYAGGGSHAGLSGRYRVAVSRASTLVTKSLFPSALRGISDPMSGFFAIRRATVRAKADILKPLGYKILLELAIRCRPRTVAEVPFSFQERYAGESKSTVREGLRFLNHLVALRTATPTARIVAFGVIGLSGFLPNLLGLAALTAVGLHYLPAEIVANQFGVLWNFVLIDLLLFRGRRDHRHWADRLGRFALLANADLLLRIPLIALLVDGADMAVLPATALALLTTFVVRFVATELLVYLPARGRDERADTALTEQDREGREKEGTP from the coding sequence ATGACCGTGTCCGGCCCCGGCCCCGGCCCCTGCCCCGGCTCCGCCGCCGACTCCGGCCCGGACTCCGGTTCCGGCGCCAGCTCCGGCTCGGGCTCGGGATCCGGCTCGGCCGCCGAAGAAGCCGCGGGGCCCGAAGGGCTCGGTCAGGGCGCCCCGGACGGCGTGCGCACCACCGTCACCGTGATCATCCCGACGTTCAACGAGGCGGAGAACGTCGAGGAGTTGCTCGCCCGCCTCGCCGCCGCCCTGCCCGGGCACCTGGACTGCGAGGCCCTGTTCGTCGACGACAGCACCGACGCCACCCCGGCCGCGATCGAGCGATCCGCCCTGACCTGCCCGTTCCCCGTGCACGTCATCCACCGCGAGGTGCCGGCGGGCGGGCTGAGCGGGGCCGTGGTGGAAGGCATGAAGGCCGCCGCGTCGGAGTGGCTCGTCGTCATGGACGCCGACCTCCAGCACCCGCCGTCCCTGCTGCCCGAGCTGATCGAGACGGGGCGCCGCACCGGCGCCGAACTGGTCGTCGCCAGCCGGTACGCGGGCGGCGGCAGCCACGCCGGGCTCTCCGGCCGCTACCGCGTCGCGGTCTCGCGCGCCTCGACCCTGGTGACCAAGTCCCTCTTCCCCTCGGCGCTGCGCGGCATCAGCGACCCGATGAGCGGGTTCTTCGCGATCCGCCGCGCCACCGTGCGCGCCAAGGCCGACATCCTCAAGCCGCTGGGCTACAAGATCCTGCTGGAGCTGGCCATCCGCTGCCGCCCGCGCACGGTCGCCGAGGTGCCGTTCTCCTTCCAGGAGCGGTACGCGGGCGAGTCGAAGTCGACCGTGCGCGAGGGCCTGCGCTTCCTGAACCACCTGGTGGCCCTGCGCACCGCGACCCCCACGGCCCGCATCGTCGCCTTCGGCGTCATCGGCCTGTCCGGCTTCCTGCCCAACCTGCTCGGCCTCGCCGCGCTCACGGCCGTGGGCCTGCACTACCTGCCCGCCGAGATCGTGGCCAACCAGTTCGGCGTGCTGTGGAACTTCGTCCTGATCGATCTGCTGCTCTTCCGCGGCAGGCGTGACCACCGGCACTGGGCCGACCGCCTCGGCCGGTTCGCGCTGCTCGCCAACGCCGACCTGCTGCTGCGCATCCCGCTCATCGCGCTGCTCGTCGACGGTGCGGACATGGCGGTCCTGCCCGCCACCGCGCTCGCCCTCCTGACGACGTTCGTCGTGCGCTTCGTCGCCACCGAACTGCTCGTCTACCTGCCCGCACGCGGCCGGGACGAACGGGCGGACACCGCACTCACCGAGCAGGACCGGGAAGGCCGGGAGAAGGAGGGCACGCCGTGA
- a CDS encoding 4'-phosphopantetheinyl transferase family protein, which yields MSTGTRQAPPPLLARLLPEDVVCRECTHDPEGVVLHPDEEALIARSVEARRREFTTGRYCAHRALEDLGRPAAAVLPDVKGSPRWPAAVVGSITHCAGYRAAAVALSARVRSVGIDATPGEPLPEGVLEAVALPVEQRRVRAHLERWPEVRWDRVLFSAKESVYKTWYPLRRGPLGFEEADVTFHRSADPASGGFTARILPPVRGLGFPQELTGRWLAHDGLVLTAIALRPGD from the coding sequence GTGAGCACCGGCACGCGTCAGGCGCCCCCGCCCCTGCTGGCGCGCCTCCTCCCCGAGGACGTCGTCTGCCGCGAGTGCACGCACGACCCGGAGGGCGTCGTACTGCACCCCGACGAGGAAGCCCTGATCGCCCGGTCCGTGGAGGCGCGGCGCCGCGAGTTCACCACGGGCCGGTACTGCGCGCACCGCGCCCTGGAGGATCTGGGTCGGCCCGCCGCGGCCGTCCTGCCCGACGTCAAGGGCAGTCCGCGGTGGCCCGCCGCCGTCGTCGGCAGCATCACGCACTGCGCGGGCTACCGTGCCGCCGCCGTCGCCCTGAGCGCGCGCGTCCGCTCGGTCGGCATCGACGCGACGCCGGGCGAGCCGCTGCCGGAGGGGGTTCTGGAGGCCGTGGCCCTGCCCGTGGAGCAGCGGCGCGTGCGCGCGCATCTGGAGCGGTGGCCCGAAGTGCGCTGGGACCGCGTCCTGTTCAGCGCCAAGGAGAGCGTCTACAAGACCTGGTATCCGCTGCGGCGCGGGCCGCTGGGGTTCGAGGAGGCCGACGTGACGTTCCACCGGTCCGCGGATCCGGCGTCGGGCGGGTTCACCGCGCGGATCCTGCCGCCCGTGCGCGGCCTCGGCTTCCCCCAGGAGCTCACGGGCCGCTGGCTGGCGCACGACGGCCTGGTCCTGACGGCGATCGCGCTGCGGCCCGGGGACTGA
- a CDS encoding helix-turn-helix transcriptional regulator, whose translation MSLVERVDEWALMEDVLANSAERPSRVVLIRGPVATGKSELLNSVADEAEARGLTVLKATGLRAERRTPMAVFGQLLLHADQMAEQDTGTTARVARLLDDAKFTAMLRDADNEREEHVRAHVMRSLTLALRGLARGGPLAVLVDDVQYADIPSLQCLQYAMRELRAKPVVIVLGLRTGPHAERPMFSAELLRHPRLTQLRLTTLGETGTEELLRAHLDEAQAHALAPDVHRLSGGNPLLVRALIHDLLAHGPLDHDHRAPVQGADSTLPAGRTVPAGDAYRQSVLSCLHRGADAVLAVARGLAVLDDAASDATLADLLGLDRETVARALRTLAAAGLTDGGAFRHPLARTAVLDDLSREDRVGLHRRAAALLRRHGAEPPVVARHIVATGEVEGAESLDVLWETATRARRDEDVSLAIACLHLADESCPRGERRSEILAELARLAWRVRPSTLGPHLGALRAAFDEGWLAEQAVPVLISGLLWQGRFDEAAEVARKGQVAYEGASAVSGYLASGSVRTTYPTLRERIGAENWPAPHSTWDVLTTPGCDPRGRVGAALNAVLSRGVDPHAADLAETVLQGTRLSDATLETLTAALSVLIYCDRLGRAAHWCDALLREATRLGGPGWQAPLSAVRATIALRQGNAPDAVRYALTALSWISPQGWGVGIGSILATLVSAHTAMGQYEQAMSYLDHHLPEGLPETRYGLELSYARGQLYAAMGRVRPALDDFLTCGELMTRWGIDQPALVPWRSAAAEMHLRTGGEAEADRLVREQLAKCGPGQSRTRAQTLRVLAEVSGLRRHHHALHEAIEELEKCEDRLELVRALGALSRSHHALGDLGQARMMARRAWRIARDARAEALCEQLLPYGDGEAGAAERPARDGEVCPAEELTDAERRVASLASFGHSNREIARKLFITVSTVEQHLTRVYRKLNVSRRKDLPHDLLADTAC comes from the coding sequence ATGAGCCTGGTCGAGCGAGTCGATGAGTGGGCTCTCATGGAGGACGTTCTGGCGAACAGCGCGGAGCGCCCTTCCCGTGTTGTGTTGATAAGGGGCCCGGTGGCCACCGGCAAGAGCGAGTTGCTGAACAGCGTCGCCGACGAGGCCGAGGCGCGGGGCCTGACCGTGCTCAAGGCGACGGGTTTACGAGCCGAGCGCAGGACGCCCATGGCGGTCTTCGGTCAACTGCTCCTCCACGCCGACCAGATGGCGGAGCAGGACACCGGGACGACCGCGCGCGTGGCGCGCCTGCTCGACGACGCCAAGTTCACCGCCATGCTCCGCGACGCCGACAACGAGCGCGAGGAGCACGTACGCGCCCATGTGATGCGGTCCCTGACCCTGGCCCTGCGCGGCCTGGCCCGGGGCGGACCGCTGGCCGTCCTCGTCGACGACGTCCAGTACGCCGACATCCCCTCCCTCCAGTGCCTGCAGTACGCGATGCGCGAGCTGCGGGCCAAGCCCGTCGTCATCGTCCTCGGCCTGCGGACCGGGCCGCACGCCGAACGGCCCATGTTCAGCGCGGAACTCCTCCGGCACCCCCGCCTGACCCAGCTGCGGCTCACCACCCTCGGCGAGACCGGCACCGAAGAACTGCTGCGCGCACACCTCGACGAGGCCCAGGCCCACGCCCTCGCGCCCGACGTCCACCGGCTCAGCGGCGGCAACCCCCTGCTCGTCCGGGCCCTGATCCACGACCTGCTCGCCCACGGACCGCTCGACCACGACCACCGGGCCCCGGTGCAGGGCGCCGACAGCACCCTGCCCGCAGGGCGGACCGTGCCCGCGGGCGACGCCTACCGGCAGTCCGTGCTCAGCTGTCTGCACCGGGGCGCGGACGCCGTCCTCGCCGTCGCCCGGGGCCTCGCGGTCCTGGACGACGCCGCGTCCGACGCGACGCTCGCCGACCTCCTCGGCCTCGACCGCGAGACCGTCGCGCGCGCCCTGCGCACCCTCGCGGCGGCCGGACTCACCGACGGGGGCGCGTTCCGCCACCCCCTGGCGCGGACCGCCGTCCTGGACGACCTGTCGCGCGAGGACCGCGTCGGCCTGCACCGGCGCGCGGCGGCCCTGCTGCGCCGCCACGGCGCCGAACCCCCCGTCGTGGCCCGGCACATCGTCGCCACCGGCGAGGTCGAGGGCGCCGAGTCCCTCGACGTGCTGTGGGAGACGGCCACCCGCGCCCGGCGCGACGAGGACGTCTCACTCGCCATCGCCTGCCTCCACCTGGCCGACGAGAGCTGCCCGCGCGGGGAGCGGCGCAGCGAGATCCTCGCCGAACTGGCCCGCCTCGCCTGGCGGGTGCGGCCCTCGACCCTCGGCCCGCACCTGGGCGCCCTGCGCGCCGCCTTCGACGAGGGCTGGCTCGCCGAGCAGGCCGTGCCCGTGCTGATCTCGGGGCTGCTGTGGCAGGGCAGGTTCGACGAGGCCGCCGAGGTCGCCCGCAAGGGCCAGGTCGCCTACGAGGGGGCCTCCGCCGTCAGCGGATACCTGGCGTCGGGCTCGGTGCGCACCACCTACCCCACGCTGCGCGAGCGCATCGGCGCCGAGAACTGGCCCGCCCCGCACAGCACGTGGGACGTCCTGACGACGCCGGGCTGCGACCCGCGCGGCCGCGTCGGCGCCGCGCTGAACGCCGTCCTGTCCCGCGGTGTGGACCCGCACGCCGCCGACCTCGCCGAGACCGTCCTACAGGGCACCCGGCTGAGCGACGCCACCCTGGAGACGCTCACCGCCGCCCTGTCCGTACTGATCTACTGCGACCGGCTCGGCCGGGCCGCGCACTGGTGCGACGCGCTGCTGCGCGAGGCCACCAGGCTCGGCGGCCCCGGCTGGCAGGCGCCGCTGTCCGCGGTCAGGGCGACCATCGCCCTGCGCCAGGGCAACGCCCCGGACGCCGTGCGGTACGCGCTCACCGCCCTGTCGTGGATCTCGCCCCAGGGCTGGGGCGTCGGCATCGGCTCGATCCTCGCCACCCTGGTCTCCGCCCACACCGCGATGGGCCAGTACGAGCAGGCCATGTCGTATCTCGACCACCATCTCCCGGAGGGCCTCCCGGAGACCCGGTACGGCCTGGAGCTCAGCTATGCGCGCGGTCAGCTCTACGCCGCCATGGGGCGCGTGCGTCCGGCCCTCGACGACTTCCTCACCTGCGGCGAGCTGATGACGCGCTGGGGCATCGACCAGCCGGCGCTCGTGCCGTGGCGGTCCGCGGCCGCGGAGATGCATCTGCGCACCGGCGGCGAGGCCGAGGCCGACCGGCTCGTCAGGGAGCAGCTGGCCAAGTGCGGCCCCGGCCAGTCCCGCACCCGCGCCCAGACGCTGCGCGTGCTCGCCGAGGTGTCGGGCCTGCGGCGGCACCACCACGCGCTGCACGAGGCGATCGAGGAACTGGAGAAGTGCGAGGACCGGCTCGAACTGGTCCGGGCCCTGGGGGCGTTGAGCCGTTCCCACCACGCCCTGGGCGACCTCGGCCAGGCGCGCATGATGGCCCGGCGGGCGTGGCGCATCGCGCGGGACGCGCGGGCGGAGGCGCTGTGCGAACAGCTGCTGCCGTACGGCGACGGCGAGGCGGGCGCGGCGGAGCGCCCGGCGCGGGACGGGGAGGTCTGCCCGGCGGAGGAGCTGACCGACGCGGAGCGGCGCGTGGCGTCCCTCGCGTCCTTCGGGCACAGCAACCGCGAGATAGCGCGGAAGCTGTTCATCACCGTCAGTACGGTCGAACAGCATCTGACCCGGGTCTACCGGAAGTTGAACGTCTCCCGCCGCAAGGACCTCCCGCACGATCTGCTGGCGGACACGGCGTGCTGA
- a CDS encoding ABC transporter permease: MTATTATASTTEAAPASRQLHTFGAIMWRDVFVALRQFPTFIGQAIIQPFFTLFVFGVLLSDAGYVDGDYSSVLLPGVLALNGFLGGMQNTALPLVVDFSYTREIEDRLLSPISLRLVAVEKILFGALYGFVASLLMTPVGMVLLDLSWPLSRTVPALGIAALGALAGASIGLCLGTSVNSDKVDVMFTLVLMPLLFTGSTQFPLVALDEVRWFQVICGANPLSYASEGMRAVTSPSVEHVPLPITLIVLVGSIALFASIGVRGFLRRAQA; the protein is encoded by the coding sequence ATGACCGCCACGACTGCGACGGCTTCGACGACCGAGGCCGCGCCGGCCTCGCGGCAGCTGCACACCTTCGGCGCCATCATGTGGCGCGATGTCTTCGTCGCCCTGCGCCAGTTCCCCACGTTCATCGGCCAGGCCATCATCCAGCCGTTCTTCACGCTGTTCGTGTTCGGCGTGCTGCTGAGCGACGCGGGCTATGTGGACGGCGACTACAGCTCCGTCCTGCTGCCCGGCGTGCTCGCCCTGAACGGATTCCTCGGCGGCATGCAGAACACGGCACTGCCGCTCGTCGTGGACTTCTCGTACACGCGCGAGATCGAGGACCGGCTCCTTTCGCCCATCTCGCTGCGCCTGGTGGCCGTGGAGAAGATCCTCTTCGGGGCGCTGTACGGATTCGTGGCGTCGCTGCTGATGACGCCGGTCGGCATGGTGCTCCTCGATCTGTCGTGGCCGCTCAGCCGGACCGTGCCCGCTCTCGGGATCGCCGCGCTCGGCGCGCTCGCGGGGGCGTCGATCGGCCTGTGCCTGGGGACGTCCGTGAACAGCGACAAGGTGGACGTGATGTTCACGCTCGTCCTGATGCCGCTGCTGTTCACGGGCTCGACGCAGTTCCCGCTCGTCGCGCTCGACGAGGTGCGCTGGTTCCAGGTGATCTGCGGCGCCAATCCGCTGTCGTACGCCAGTGAGGGCATGCGGGCCGTGACGTCGCCGAGCGTGGAGCACGTGCCGCTGCCGATCACGCTGATCGTGCTCGTCGGGTCGATCGCGCTGTTCGCGTCGATCGGCGTACGCGGCTTCCTGCGGCGCGCGCAGGCGTGA